The Manihot esculenta cultivar AM560-2 chromosome 17, M.esculenta_v8, whole genome shotgun sequence genome contains the following window.
gaccaagatgccccgctggtaggtccttccgcatgcgtatcagaggagaatcatacgtatcagaggagaattaatggccgttacgcatggagcaggcgcctgacacatccgtacatacggagctaggcgacagaagacagctagcattgtggtagagagacagatatatatattacggtagaggccacgcagaaggggctctcttcttcttccttttccttcctggacaccatttttattctttctgtaacccttgcctaaatatactactctgagccataaaatctgacttgagcgtcggagggcctctgccggggcacacccggtaggcccctgaccattctttcttattttacaggtcctttcaccAGGTAAAACATGAAGAGACCCATcagggagcccagcaagaagggacccagaagaaaaccagatctatcatggactaggaagaggaaaatatttatcaaataatattattgtCTAATGTTaatattatcatttttattattattttaatattaattatttactttttaaaataaatataaaacttttataattttatatgaaatcaTCAAATTTTGAaactcaaaattaaattaaaattaaagttaaaatacaaTCAAAATATAAACAGTACATAAATTTCTTAGAACTAcactaaaaattatattaaaatttggtctaagtctaatttttaaaaattaaataataaaaaaatttagttattttgatttttagttaaAACCGTATTAGAATCAAAATCGAACaaatgttaattaatttttttaatatcaaaacaaaattaataaagagttaatttttcttaaattttatgaaaacaagtaaaattatatttatgaggcgaaaaaaaaaaatagaagagtATATTAGAGCTTTATGTAATTCCGCATGTGAAATTCCAGTggattatcattattttttttcactaaTTAGGCAAAAACAATTATAAAAGGGTTTTTAATAACAAAAACGAAAGTCTTGTGGGGTGAGAGAGGCTCGAACTCTCGACCTCAGGATAACTCAGAAGCTATGAGACCTACGCGCTAGCCAACTGCGCCACCACCCCATTGATGCTTGAGTTCTGCTTAGCCTTTGTTAGAGTTTTTGTCTTGGAACCCACGATCACCGCTTTCTCAGCTTGAAGCTCCTACATATACGCAACTGACTCTTTCAAATCCATCTTTGTCTCGCAGAGCAACTTCTACTTGTATGAGTTGGCTGCATGAGGTACTGCTCCTTAGACATTGTTGGTAAATTATATACTACTTATGGATTCTTAATTCTAATCTTTTTCTAATTTAGCTAAGTGATTTTCCTGTTATCAATGAAATCATTTCATAGTTTTTTGCTGTTTCTGAAAGTTTTTTCTTGCTATTCGTATCAGGGAGTTTGGTTGGTTTTCTTGTAGCTTTTAAAGCCGAATTAGTTTTTAAGGGGAATGCTTTTATGGTTCTTTTCATTTGTTGTGGCTAATATCATTTCTGGGTCTGATTTAATTCCTTAAAATGTATGCAAGTaactattcaattttttatgagTAGATCGTTTGTAGGACTTGAATGGTGACTGGAGATGGGGGAAGCAGGAAAGAAAAATTATCAAACCCTAAATTGTTTATTTTGTGTGGTTATTTTATCTGACTAGCTGTTTGGATTTTTCTATTTTGCCCTTTTTAGGGGACATGTAGGTAGAAATTGTTATACCCTAATTTTGTGGAGGTTAGAAGAATGCTCCTAAATGGAGCATTGTTTTGATAGAAAAGGAGAGAAAATTTGTACCATCACTGAGAAAGATCTTAACATAGGTGAAACATAATGGTCTGCTAATTTATGTTGGAGTGAATCCAATAATTGACTATTTATTGGGAACATTGAGCTGCATACAAGATCATCAATGGTGTTTTTGCCCAGTGACCTTTACTTGATtgcccatatatatatatatatatatatatatatatatatatacaccacGTGTTGCAGattattatgaatatttatTATGTTTTAGGTCTCAGTATGATAAAAATACATTATCTATACTCACCAGTTTTCTTAGGTCTTATTATGAGTTATAAGAAAGTTTGTCTGATTATATGTACACAGTGCTTTCTCTGATTGTCTGATTATATGTACACAGTGCTTTCTCTGTTTGGATATATGTTGGTAAAAAGGCAAATATGTCATAGCATATCATGCAAAATGCATCATAGGTAATGATTGTTCTTCGCTTTAATCTTCATATATAAAAGGGATTGCATTTGATGATCATTAGATTCCATGTGAGAGCTTACAACAGATCAATTTTCTTTGTTTCCACCTCATTGACTGTTTGTTGTACATGATATGGAAAATCTTACCTTCTTTGTTCTCCTACCATGCATTTGAGATGTTGGACTAATGGAATAAAAAGTGGTTGCATGTATGTAGTAAAGCTGTGTTGCGATCATATTAAACATGATTGCTTTCCATCAAATCAAAATTCATGTGCAGAGCTGTAATAAGTGTCCATTCTATATACTTTTATGCCTGCAGTCGCACTTAACAAACAAAATGGAGAACAGGCCAAATCTGAATGCAACTGGAACACAAGATAGTGATATTATGAAGCCTCTGGAACAAAAAGAGAGGTTTAGGAGCCGTAACGATATGATGACTCGTCGTCTAAAGAACCGAGAACGGCAACGTAGGTACAGGGCCCGAAAACGCCTTGAAGCAGATATGGAAAAATCTTCTGTCACAAACCAGTCATCTATACCACAAGGGGAACTGGAAATTAATGGAAACCATAACAATTACATTACCCGTGTTTATTGTaaaagaaattggaaaaaagATGCAAGAAGAGCTCATACATGTAAAAGTTTACAAGAAGCAAGTGCAGCTGTTATTTCTGGTGTGACCTTAAATAGTGAAAGTCAGACACACTCTTTGGTCCCTGAAGTAGCAATACAACCACTCATAGAGAGGAAAAGCCATTCAGAGAATTCTCTTAGCATGTCAGGTGAAACAAAAACCAGTCTTGGTAGAAGAGATTGGAAGGCTGAagcaagaagaaagaaaaactaAATTGGTTATTACCACTCTGGATGAATGAATGTGCTACAGATGCAAAGTGGTTGCTGGATATAGACTGGAAAATGTTCAAGTTGTAATGTTGATGTGGTAGTTCAAAACCTCAAATGTTGTGATTAGGAGGTCTTATTATCTATATTCTTTGGTAACCTTTTCACAGCTTCTGCTGTTGCAGATCTATAAGGGCATCACAGAAGTATATCCAGCAAGTCACAGTTCAATTACCACCTATTTTATTGCTGGAAGAATGTTGATATTGGAAGATGATAGTAGGCTTGACACCTGCCTCATTTGTCTTTGTCAGGTCAGGTCCGGTCAGGTCAGTGATTTGGGATGATTTTAAAATGTGATGTTAATGTAAGCTTATTGTGCATAGAAGTTTATCTATTATATATACTTCAGGCGTTGATGGCTAATTAAATATGAGATGTTGCATATATGAAAGGAGTGctgctttattttatttttttgcacaTATTTGACTGCATTACTTTCTAGGGCAGAAAGGATATGATTCTTCTATTTCAACCTTTGAAGtcgtctttctttcttttctccacaTCCCATTTGTTTTTGAGGTGCTATTTAGATACTAATGCTCGCATTGCGTCTAACTGAGCTgaatggcaaaaaaaaaaaaaaaagagaggtcCATGTAGCCGATGCAACTTGTTTGATATTAAGGTTTAGTTGTATTTTTGAGGTGCTATTTCaagaaatattttgaaatattgaTACAATGTTAGTTCTTCTTAATCAAATTTGATGATTTGAGCTTATTGAGCTTATGATCAAAGTGTACCTGGTGTTGTAGAAATAAGAATTGATTGCTCCAAAATGCAAACCATACCCAATTGAGCACTTAAGCGCGATCTCAGTACCAGAAATTTCTCTGAAGTTTCTATCCTGGCATCTAAGCCAAATCTCATAAAATTGCAAGCTCTTGTAATATTTGCTTTCAGCCAACTTTCGCATGCTATTGTGTTACTTCACCTTGGTTATTTCATAAAGTCATGATTATAGTAAGCGTTGAAGGATAGATAAAACATGCTTGTTATGCTTTTGCATCTCTTAGCTCTCATTTTGCAGTCTAAGAAAAACTAAATCGTTGTGTTTGGTTTCACTGCTAGATGCAGTTGATAATTGATAAGTATTCAAACAGTATTTGACAAGTTCTAAGAAGACCAACTAATAGCTGATCTGTTACAcataatttatcaataattaaactatataaattaaaatcatttatCGATTATCATTACAATAAACTAGTTCTCGGCTTTATCCAATAATCAAACTATACAGCCATTAGCCATCTCAGTGTTTTATCATGCAAAACTTTCCATtggaattcatttttttaatctgCATACAGATAACTACCTATTGGTAATTGTTTTGCCTTTGGTTTTGATGGTTCGAGTTGACTCGTTATGGGTGACTCAGGTTGATTCTCCAACTTGATTTCACGAACTATCAATTAACGTGGTCGCATGCTGATTGTGGCCTGATATATATAAATCCTTCCAATTTTATTACTTTGTGGGTCTCACAATGTAGGATgattgaattaataaataataatttaatgctGCCACCCCTTACACTGCTTGCTTCTCTGTTATGTCCAGAAATGTTCGATCCAGCTATTCTGAAAACGAAAACGGAGTTGCTCGATATTTATGCTTAGTGTTACAAACTCGTGTCATGAAGTGAGAGCTTTGTGGCATTATTAATTTCTGTTATTTCTGTAAGAATACAAATTTTATGTGCGAGTAATTTACCCATTTTGAGGTTTAGTTTGGTAGTTTGTGTGGTGGGATTTGGAAGGATTGGCAGATAATGTGACACATATTGCAGTGTCTTTCGGCTGCAAAATGATCAGTATGATATTAAATTGCAGTTATGAACTCATTTAATGGTCTAGGTCCCATTTTACCTGTCAATTTGTATTTAACGGGTATATTATGTCAGCAAAATAAATGgtgtttcttttttcctttgtaTCAGCTGTTTAACATTATTGTTAAATCTGCACAGGTTTAATCCGGCGGTGATGATTTGTATTGAAGTAAATTTGAGAAatctcaaattttatatttttaatttttaattttttatttaaaaaaaatattattattgagattaaaaaaatattattattaaatctcaCATGTCTAATTTAATGTGTTATTTATaagagttttatattttttttttgtgagaattaacttttaaaataaattaggtCTATTTTACATTTAATAAGATGTCATAGTCTTTCCACTGATATTGGATATCTCTTAAATATATTACATTCTAATAAAGTTATGAGTCTAAAAAGAGCATGTTGAAGCACTCCGAGGCTTAACCTGGTGAAAAGTGCATCCTGATAGACCtgagaggtctaaggttcgactcccccaaccccctatttcaaaagaaaaaaaaaaaagagcatgtTGAATTTCACATTAGTTTGAGATTGAGCTAATATGCTCTTTATAAGAATGTTAACTACTTTTTTTCTTGAGTTAacttttagataaattaaatttgatttaaatttaataattatattttaatttttgatttaataCAAGAAACTactcaatttatttttcattgtaTTTGACAATATtggaatttaattataaaatatatatagttggcatagatttattaattttttttattgtatttaacaatattagaaattaattataaaaaaaatgtagTTGGCAtggatttattaaaaaaaataaaaaaattaaacgttTACGTTATTTATGTTCAtattgaaaacataaaatctaaaataaaaaagataaatattttcGATTTGTAATGATTATACTAAAGacactaaattaaaatttaaaaagttaacagtaaattataatataattcataaaattttatttaattaataaaataattttaaaataaatatttttattttaataatattttttaattcattacttattcttatttatattttatatacttatcaatatattaatgaaaatttaaaatttaaaataaaataaaatgttttgggtatcaacatttaataaaatattttgatatataatatttgtatatgatatttatattataggagtttatttataagaaatatttatcatatataatatatttattattatatatgataaatataaaatatataaatttatttttaatattaaattttatttaaaaaagtatatatttattattaaaagaccGTAGAAACTATATTGTAGTTAACGGTTAACTTTACTATGTTCAGATTAGTTGTTTTGATTAGAATTATACTAAATTAAAGTGGTTTgacttttcttataaaaaattgaaaattttaaatataaaaataattaatgtaaatatttatttatttttaatttatactttGTAGGATATTATactgtaaaaataaatttaagagaatacttataaattatcttatatattttaaattgtaataatagtttaattattcttttatagtaaataaaaaatatgattaaaatgatatttttattaaaagtaaaataattttttattaaaatatattattatatatagtaaataaaagtaaaatttctttataattGTTTTAAACGATggttaaattattgttttaataatattaaaataataattaataaattttaaatattgaatgatttatactaaaaaatattattaaagtaataatttaCTATCGCAATGAAAATaccattatttaaattttaaaatatagagtaatattatttttttaatatgtattttattaatGTATTCTTTCCATGCATATATTATTTGAGTtgttttaatttcaataatttgtTCTATTAATTTATTGCAAAAAAAGTGGGATAATAAAGAGAGATAATATCAAATGataatgtatattttttataaaattatagaaacaTTTGGTGTATTTAATAAAGATAAGGGtaaaattagaaaagaaaattttctaatactctttaatattttcaaagtgATAGTTTTAGTGAAAATAAACTTCCAGCAAAAATTAAgtaatcttaaaaataaaagtgatttacattttaatatgcataaaatataaaataatttagcgaaatatatatttttacccttaaattttatataaaaatctagTACCATTAACTTTGAAAATATCGTGTAAAAAATATGTGCTATTTAAAAgtatagttaaaattatttttgtagtTATAGTACAAAATAGTATGGACTATAAACGTGCTCATATATATCTCCAAGAATCAAATTATTgcttattttcattattaacaATCCATAAAATGTACaaattttgaaattgaattcATTCTATATTTTCTAcactaaaaaaaatcttatcttTAAATTCAATTGAGTTAAGGATTCTATATAAGATTCAGGCTACTTATTGATTGAGATTgtgagataattttaattttaattataaatatatcaaGCTTGTTATGAGATGTTTTCAAAGTTGATTGAGATTgtgagataattttaattttaattataaatatatcaaGTTTGTTATGAGATGTTTTCAAAGTTGATTGAGATTgtgagataattttaattttaattataaatatatcaagtttttttttatacaatttagAGGAGTAAATATTATTTTGCCAAACTAATTTTTTTAGCATTATTGATATAGCACCATTATGGAAACCTGAGATCCATGAAGAGCATACCTCCGACCATATGTAAAATGCATAACTTAGGAGGATGTCATGAAAGTTTTCACGAGATCAATAAAGGGGCTATGACCATCACAAGAAAGGCATTCCGACAAGATCACTTTTAACCAACCGTAGTAAAAGATGGTAGGGAGTTAGTAAAAAAATGTGTTCAGTGCCAGAAACATGACTTCATCCTACACTTCTCTGTCGAAAAACTAATAGCAATTAGTTGCCCGTGGCATTTCTATCAATGAGGAATTGATATTCTTAGCCCATTCCTAAAGGCCAAATACCAGAAGATGTATGTAATCGTTGCAATCAACcatttcataaaatgaatagaAGTTGAGTTAGCTTTGAAAATCACTTTTGATAGGGTAATTCCTTCTGCAAGAAAAACATTTTTAGCCTTTTTGGGATTCCAGCAATACTGATCATAGATAATGGGAAGCAGTTCACTAGAAAAAAGTTCAAAGACTTTTGTT
Protein-coding sequences here:
- the LOC110604495 gene encoding uncharacterized protein LOC110604495 isoform X2 gives rise to the protein MENRPNLNATGTQDSDIMKPLEQKERFRSRNDMMTRRLKNRERQRRYRARKRLEADMEKSSVTNQSSIPQGELEINGNHNNYITRVYCKRNWKKDARRAHTCKSLQEASAAVISGVTLNSESQTHSLVPEVAIQPLIERKSHSENSLSMSGETKTSLGRRDWKAEARRKKN
- the LOC110604495 gene encoding uncharacterized protein LOC110604495 isoform X1, translating into MSWLHESHLTNKMENRPNLNATGTQDSDIMKPLEQKERFRSRNDMMTRRLKNRERQRRYRARKRLEADMEKSSVTNQSSIPQGELEINGNHNNYITRVYCKRNWKKDARRAHTCKSLQEASAAVISGVTLNSESQTHSLVPEVAIQPLIERKSHSENSLSMSGETKTSLGRRDWKAEARRKKN